TGCCGCCGCCAGCGCCATATCTTCACCACGAGAAGAGGGGAATAACATCGCCCAGGGCGTATCTGTGGTGACACGGCCCCAGAGTTCACCGTTGATGAAGTTGCCCAAACGACCGGCTCCCAGCCCAAATGGGATCAAGGGTGCCATAAAATCAGATACATGGAAGAAATTGCGGCGGGTACGATGAGCAAACCACAACATCACGGTGATAACCCCAAGCAGGCCACCGTGGAAGGACATTCCGCCATCCCACACCCGGAACAGGTAGAGCGGGTTAGCCAGGAAATTGGGAAATGCGTAGAACAGTACGTACCCGAGCCGCCCGCCAACAAACACCCCGAGGAAACCGAAATAGAGCAGGTTCTCCACTTCCTCTTTGCGCCAGCCGCTATTGCTTTTCCCAGCCCGGCGCACTGCCAGCCACATGGCAAAAACAAACCCGACCAAATACATCAGTCCGTACCAGTGCAGGGAAACCGGCCCTATTGAAAATATCACCGGATCAAACTGGGGAAATGCCAGATAGCTCGTCATCGTCGTTCACCACATTGATTATTGCTTTTATTGCCGCCTAGTCCCTGATATCGGG
This sequence is a window from Dickeya aquatica. Protein-coding genes within it:
- the lgt gene encoding prolipoprotein diacylglyceryl transferase gives rise to the protein MTSYLAFPQFDPVIFSIGPVSLHWYGLMYLVGFVFAMWLAVRRAGKSNSGWRKEEVENLLYFGFLGVFVGGRLGYVLFYAFPNFLANPLYLFRVWDGGMSFHGGLLGVITVMLWFAHRTRRNFFHVSDFMAPLIPFGLGAGRLGNFINGELWGRVTTDTPWAMLFPSSRGEDMALAAANPQWQAIFNQYGVLPRHPSQLYELVLEGVVLFIILNFFIRKSRPMGSVSGLFLIGYGAFRIIVEFFRQPDAQLGLFSGISMGQILSLPMVLAGVLMMVWAYRRQPARS